One genomic window of Panicum hallii strain FIL2 chromosome 6, PHallii_v3.1, whole genome shotgun sequence includes the following:
- the LOC112897051 gene encoding serine/arginine repetitive matrix protein 1-like: MAPKRPAAAAAADAPPGSGSDASDREAGDVRYTRRRRRNSPSPAPSRSRSRSRSRSPSRSRSKTPPPNHRPNAVALSSTPTSAGADFAAASDSDAGGRVSPPRRRDRKGPPRDRLDSDADADASAGGRAPSPRRRGERSPSFHSDSDADAAGRVRSPRRNRERTPRLRSDSDSDNSLAAAGSEDEGAGAGDASPLPRARRSSRIETSNIKPVSTRPMEVARRASAGSSKRSSKRRHSSPEQQKRPPRVWSPEDEITILSALVEYRAKKGRLPASIQDTSKVHSQISGQLTANASTTQLSDKIRRLKHKYKLLVTRAKNGRDPDLPTEHERDVYELSKKVWGFKSGGVLGGSRAFEDAGDAESNEEQEIEESDEGMENGWERRERMSKKPKASRFENGNGNALAVVGRASHGNGSGKDDADKGKQTYPYLWEAVEELSKEHPSGPIFRKAFGVLEKSKARAMEEKLRTFRMSEIRQQLRRMDLMKETVEMVLDALEGAY, encoded by the coding sequence ATGGCCCCGaagcgcccggccgccgccgccgccgccgacgcgccgCCGGGGTCAGGGTCCGACGCCTCGGACCGCGAGGCGGGCGACGTCCGCTAcacccgccgccgtcgccgcaactccccctccccggccccttcccgctcccgctcccgctcccgctcccggTCCCCGTCCCGATCCCGCTCCAAGACCCCTCCCCCCAACCACCGCCCTAACGCCGTCGCGCTCTCCTCCACCCCCACCTCCGCGGGCGCCGACTTCGCGGCCGCATCCGACTccgacgccggcggccgcgtCTCGCCCCCGAGGCGCAGGGACCGCAAGGGTCCGCCCCGCGACCGCCTCGACTCCGATGCGGACGCCGACGCcagcgccggcggccgcgccccaTCCCCGAGGCGCCGCGGCGAGCGCTCCCCCAGCTTCCACTCCGACTCggacgccgacgccgccggccgcgtgcGGTCCCCGAGGCGCAACCGCGAGCGCACCCCCCGCCTCCGCTCCGACTCCGACTCCGACAACTCCTTGGCGGCCGCCGGATCCGAGGACgaaggcgccggcgccggcgacgcctCGCCGCTGCCCCGCGCGCGTCGTTCCTCCCGCATCGAGACCTCCAACATCAAGCCCGTCAGCACGCGCCCGATGGAGGTGGcccgccgcgcctccgccgGGTCCTCCAAGCGCAGCTCCAAGCGCCGCCACAGCTCCCCGGAGCAGCAGAAGCGTCCACCCCGGGTCTGGAGCCCTGAAGACGAGATCACCATACTTAGTGCCCTCGTCGAGTACCGTGCCAAGAAAGGCCGGCTCCCTGCGTCGATTCAGGACACAAGCAAGGTACACAGCCAGATTAGTGGCCAGCTCACTGCTAATGCGTCCACTACCCAGCTTAGTGATAAGATTAGGCGCCTCAAGCATAAGTACAAGTTGCTGGTGACCCGTGCAAAGAATGGACGGGATCCTGACTTGCCAACGGAGCATGAACGTGATGTCTATGAACTTAGCAAGAAAGTTTGGGGATTTAAGAGTGGCGGTGTATTGGGAGGATCTCGTGCATTTGAGGACGCTGGAGATGCAGAGAGCAATGAAGAGCAGGAGATCGAAGAGAGTGATGAGGGTATGGAGAATGGGTGGGAGCGCCGTGAACGCATGAGCAAGAAACCAAAGGCATCTAGATTTGAAAATGGCAATGGTAATGCACTTGCGGTTGTCGGTAGGGCTAGCCATGGCAATGGCAGTGGGAAAGATGATGCTGATAAGGGAAAACAAACGTACCCATATCTGTGGGAGGCTGTTGAGGAGCTGTCAAAGGAGCACCCGAGTGGGCCAATATTCAGAAAGGCGTTTGGTGTGCTTGAGAAGTCAAAGGCACGAGCAATGGAGGAGAAACTGCGGACGTTCAGAATgtcagagatcaggcagcagcTGCGTCGGATGGACCTGATGAAGGAGACAGTGGAGATGGTTCTTGATGCGCTGGAGGGTGCATATTGA
- the LOC112897050 gene encoding serine/arginine repetitive matrix protein 1-like: MAPTARSSAAAAAAGTGSGSDASDGEADATRFYSRRRSSSPSPIPSRSRSRSKTPPPNLRPSAAALSSTPTSAGADVAAASDAAAASGGRAPSPRRGDGKGPPGDHLYSDADADAGNGTSRRVPSPTRRGDRSPSFHSDSDADAAAGGGRVPSPRRNRERTPRLHSDSDNSVATANFTATTSEDDGGGAGDASPSRRPRLSTPIKASNIKPIRTRPMDVTGHDAAPSSELRSKRRHSPSERRTPEYQKRPSRVWSPEDELTILNALIEYRAKKGRLPGSSQDTSKLHLQIYGRLTANASTTQLSDKVRRLKHKYKLQVKRAKNRGVPDLPTEHDRSVYELSKKVWRLKSLEGRSLAHEDTGDAESNEEQGIKESDDDMDNGGEHRERTSKKPKISRFENGNGDATLTMGRASHGDGSGRDSAEKGKQMYPYLWAAVEELSKEHPSGPIFRKAFGLLEKSKARAIEEKLRKFRMSVIRLQLNRMDLTKLSVGMVLDALEGAY; encoded by the coding sequence ATGGCCCCGACGGCGAGGagctcggccgccgccgccgccgccgggacgGGGTCAGGCTCCGACGCCTCCGACGGCGAGGCGGACGCCACCCGCTTTTACAGCCGCCGGCGCAGCAGCTCCCCGTCCCCGATCCCCTCCCGCTCCCGATCCCGCTCCAAGACCCCTCCCCCCAACCtccgccctagcgccgccgccctctcctcCACCCCCACCTCCGCGGGGGCCGACGTCGCGGCCGCATccgacgccgccgcggcctccggtGGCCGCGCCCCGTCGCCAAGGCGCGGGGACGGCAAGGGACCCCCCGGCGACCACCTCTACTCCGATGCGGACGCTGACGCCGGCAACGGCACCAGCCGCCGCGTCCCTTCCCCGACGCGCCGCGGCGACCGCTCCCCAAGCTTCCATTCCGACTCggacgccgacgccgccgccggcggcggccgcgtgcCCTCCCCGAGGCGCAACCGCGAGCGCACCCCGCGCCTCCACTCCGACTCCGACAACTCCGTCGCCACCGCCAATTTCACCGCCACCACCTCAGAAGACGACGGCGGAGGTGCCGGCGACGCGTCGCCATCGCGTCGCCCCCGTCTATCCACCCCCATCAAGGCCTCCAACATCAAGCCCATCCGCACGCGCCCGATGGACGTGACCGGCCACGATGCCGCGCCGTCCTCCGAGCTCCGCAGTAAGCGCCGCCACAGCCCCAGCGAGCGTCGCACCCCGGAGTACCAGAAGCGGCCGTCCCGGGTTTGGAGCCCTGAAGACGAGCTCACCATACTGAATGCCCTCATTGAGTACCGTGCCAAGAAAGGCCGGCTCCCTGGGTCGAGTCAGGACACAAGCAAGCTACACTTGCAGATTTATGGCCGGCTCACTGCTAATGCGTCCACTACCCAGCTTAGTGACAAGGTCAGGCGCCTCAAGCATAAGTACAAGCTGCAGGTCAAACGTGCAAAGAATAGAGGGGTTCCTGACTTGCCAACAGAGCATGACCGTAGTGTCTATGAACTTAGCAAGAAAGTTTGGAGATTGAAGAGTCTAGAAGGGAGATCTCTTGCACACGAGGATACTGGGGATGCAGAGAGCAATGAAGAGCAGGGGATCAAGGAGAGTGATGATGATATGGATAATGGGGGCGAACACCGTGAGCGCACGAGCAAGAAGCCAAAGATATCTAGATTTGAAAATGGCAATGGTGATGCCACTCTCACTATGGGTAGGGCTAGCCATGGTGATGGCAGTGGGAGAGATAGTGCTGAGAAGGGAAAGCAAATGTACCCATACCTGTGGGCGGCTGTCGAGGAGCTGTCTAAGGAGCATCCGAGTGGACCAATATTCAGGAAGGCGTTTGGTTTACTTGAAAAGTCAAAGGCAAGAGCGATAGAGGAGAAGCTGCGGAAGTTCAGAATGTCAGTGATCAGGCTGCAGCTGAATCGGATGGACTTGACAAAGTTATCAGTGGGGATGGTGCTTGATGCTCTGGAGGGGGCATACTGA